A single region of the Alosa alosa isolate M-15738 ecotype Scorff River chromosome 6, AALO_Geno_1.1, whole genome shotgun sequence genome encodes:
- the LOC125296665 gene encoding tumor necrosis factor ligand superfamily member 6-like encodes MVDYFWKNTFVILIFKERFLELKRDHFLTHFQVGGALTVEMAASGNLYPNVFMVDTHTDYPPPLPPKPVPFRKRRSVAQPVLFALVILALCGMAVEACFIYSLYTSKSSPGDSETQEMSKQVADKPTPIDNPVVPPSKPLAHMNSNQKPTADGLMLWHDYGESIIHGMKYKDGGLIIQEEGYYFVYSKVYFTEKHNISLLHSIVRTTDRYPEELVLLQSREYIPKSIKNFKTNSYLGGMFHFFKGDTIFVRVNNTEIILSTSADNYFGAYMV; translated from the exons ATGGTAGACTATTTCTGGAAGAATACTTTCgtcattttgatttttaaagagcGCTTCTTAGAGTTAAAGAGGGATCATTTTTTGACGCATTTTCAGGTAGGAGGAGCACTTACTGTGGAAATGGCAGCCTCTGGCAACCTGTACCCCAATGTCTTCATGGTGGACACTCACACAGATTATCCTCCGCCACTGCCACCCAAGCCGGTCCCTTTCCGCAAGAGAAGGAGTGTGGCTCAGCCAGTGCTGTTTGCCCTGGTCATTCTGGCCCTGTGTGGCATGGCGGTGGAAGCCTGTTTCATTTACAGTCTGTACACCAGCAAGTCCTCTCCG GGTGACTCAGAAACACAGGAGATGTCAAAGCAAG TTGCAGATAAACCAACACCAATAGATAACCCTGTGGTTCCACCTTCCAAACCTCTCGCCCATATGAACA GTAATCAGAAACCTACTGCTGATGGACTCATGCTTTGGCATGACTACGGTGAATCTATCATACATGGAATGAAATACAAAGATGGGGGCCTAATTATCCAGGAAGAGGGATATTACTTTGTTTACTCCAAGGTCTACTTTACAGAGAAGCACAACATTTCACTTTTGCATTCCATTGTTAGGACCACAGACCGTTACCCTGAAGAGCTGGTGCTTCTGCAGTCAAGGGAATACATACCCAAGTCAATCAAAAACTTTAAAACAAATAGTTATCTGGGAGGTATGTTCCACTTCTTTAAAGGTGATACTATATTTGTAAGGGTAAATAATACCGAAATCATACTGTCCACATCAGCAGATAACTATTTTGGAGCCTATATGGTGTAG